In one Flavobacteriales bacterium genomic region, the following are encoded:
- a CDS encoding SRPBCC domain-containing protein, which translates to MSDDRKFELEYLVKSTPSVLFNFFCTPDGLAIWFADNVNIKDDLYSFVWDGAEQDALLIKRIDGDLLRFRWDDEDEDYFEFRFELDDLTSSTSLFVTDFADEDEKDEAKRLWDTQLNKLFSAIGL; encoded by the coding sequence ATGTCTGACGATAGAAAATTCGAGCTTGAATACCTGGTTAAATCAACACCATCTGTACTTTTTAATTTTTTCTGCACGCCAGATGGCTTAGCTATTTGGTTTGCTGACAATGTAAATATTAAGGACGATCTGTATTCATTTGTGTGGGATGGTGCTGAGCAAGATGCACTATTAATCAAACGTATTGATGGAGACTTATTAAGATTCAGATGGGATGATGAAGATGAAGACTATTTCGAATTCCGTTTTGAATTAGATGACCTTACTTCCTCCACCTCGTTATTTGTTACGGACTTTGCTGATGAAGATGAGAAAGACGAGGCAAAAAGATTGTGGGACACACAATTAAACAAGTTGTTTTCTGCAATAGGCTTGTAG